A genome region from Natranaeroarchaeum sulfidigenes includes the following:
- a CDS encoding MBL fold metallo-hydrolase: MFSRLSIPTPFQVGPVNAYLADGTLIDPGPDSDEGWETLTEKLAAEDCRISDLERVVVTHPHPDHFGMAKRLHDRGIDVIASPDTATIIEAFDERLAYEQSFFEEFFVRHGLERSTVESVITLPEAYLPYAPNSPVDRVVTDGDSVAINGVELTVETRHGHAAGELLLSYEADGENRAVVGDHVLGDVTPNPLLRPPMNDTDERPRVLPTYNESLTQLRDRPFDQLLPGHGELITEPSNRISEILTAHEDRTENVLALLDGETSAREVMEGLFDDLPVIEYFPAMSEAVGHLDVLEARDKVRAIEEDGRTLYTKR, from the coding sequence ATGTTCAGTCGGCTCTCGATCCCGACGCCGTTTCAGGTCGGTCCAGTGAACGCATATCTCGCCGATGGGACGCTGATCGATCCCGGTCCCGACAGCGACGAGGGGTGGGAAACGCTTACGGAGAAACTGGCGGCCGAAGACTGCCGGATCAGCGATCTCGAACGAGTGGTTGTGACACATCCGCACCCGGATCACTTTGGCATGGCAAAGCGCCTCCATGACCGCGGAATCGACGTCATCGCCAGTCCCGACACGGCGACGATCATCGAGGCATTCGACGAGCGCCTGGCGTACGAACAGTCCTTTTTCGAGGAGTTTTTCGTTCGCCACGGACTCGAACGGTCGACCGTCGAAAGCGTAATAACGCTTCCCGAAGCCTACCTGCCGTACGCGCCGAACTCACCGGTCGACCGGGTCGTCACGGACGGCGATAGTGTCGCTATCAACGGCGTCGAGTTGACGGTCGAGACCCGCCATGGACACGCGGCGGGCGAGTTGCTGTTGAGCTACGAGGCCGACGGAGAGAACCGGGCGGTCGTCGGCGATCACGTTCTCGGTGACGTGACGCCGAACCCGCTCTTGCGGCCGCCGATGAACGACACTGACGAACGCCCACGGGTACTACCGACGTACAACGAGTCGCTAACGCAGCTCCGGGACCGTCCCTTCGATCAACTTCTCCCCGGCCATGGTGAGCTCATCACGGAGCCATCCAACCGCATCAGTGAGATCCTGACGGCCCACGAGGACCGGACAGAGAACGTCCTCGCGCTACTCGATGGGGAGACGAGCGCCCGTGAAGTGATGGAGGGGCTGTTCGACGACCTGCCGGTGATCGAGTACTTCCCCGCGATGAGCGAGGCGGTCGGCCATCTTGACGTGCTCGAAGCGCGTGACAAAGTGCGTGCGATTGAAGAGGACGGCCGAACCCTGTATACAAAGAGATGA
- a CDS encoding sister chromatid cohesion protein PDS5 has translation MDGDHTDPAELAAALRERALDSPTDVDTGRIRALLSDPALPPGVHADAVAALLEVAQSGQHVDGEFAGLVARLLGRPSLDADPLLLRCLRAIAVDHPEAVLDHKDVIVEHVTVEDDESTQAATGCCVELVATDPEGLLDLVPTLSALLDADDPTRTNALYVLSQLAVGYPEEVKPVVPQLLDGISDRAVAYQTNALSALGAIASAYPSAAVEAIDELTALADADHPGVRGNAIGLIADVAQEHPDRTTDAVDVVTERLDDDDEYVRGNAVSAILHVGLERPDAIVEATDRLEERLDDPAPIVRSNACKAVGSLDIEDARERLETLESDDPNEEVREHAGWALEQLE, from the coding sequence ATGGACGGCGACCACACCGATCCGGCAGAACTGGCGGCCGCGCTCCGCGAACGCGCACTGGATTCGCCAACCGATGTCGATACCGGTCGGATCCGCGCGCTGCTTTCTGACCCGGCGCTTCCACCCGGTGTTCACGCGGACGCCGTGGCTGCCCTGCTGGAAGTGGCCCAGAGCGGGCAACACGTCGACGGGGAGTTCGCTGGGCTGGTCGCCCGATTACTCGGTCGCCCCTCGCTCGATGCCGATCCCCTGCTGTTACGCTGTCTCCGTGCAATCGCTGTCGACCATCCCGAAGCGGTGCTCGACCACAAGGACGTGATCGTCGAACACGTGACTGTCGAGGACGACGAGAGCACGCAGGCTGCGACCGGCTGCTGCGTGGAGCTCGTTGCAACGGATCCCGAAGGGTTGCTCGATCTCGTCCCGACGCTGTCTGCCCTGCTCGACGCCGACGATCCGACGCGGACGAACGCGCTCTACGTCCTCTCACAGCTCGCCGTGGGCTACCCCGAGGAAGTCAAACCAGTCGTCCCACAGCTACTGGACGGGATATCGGATCGGGCGGTTGCCTATCAGACCAACGCGCTGTCCGCGCTCGGCGCGATCGCATCGGCGTATCCGTCGGCTGCGGTCGAGGCCATCGATGAACTGACGGCGCTTGCCGACGCGGACCATCCGGGCGTCCGGGGGAACGCCATCGGTCTGATCGCGGACGTCGCACAGGAGCATCCGGACCGTACGACCGATGCGGTCGACGTCGTGACCGAGCGTCTCGACGATGACGACGAATACGTCCGTGGCAACGCCGTCTCGGCGATCCTGCACGTCGGGCTTGAACGTCCCGATGCGATCGTCGAGGCGACCGACCGACTCGAAGAGAGACTAGACGACCCTGCGCCTATCGTGCGTAGCAATGCCTGCAAGGCGGTCGGGTCGCTCGACATCGAGGACGCCAGAGAACGGCTCGAAACGCTCGAATCCGACGACCCGAACGAGGAGGTACGCGAGCACGCCGGATGGGCCTTGGAGCAACTGGAGTAG
- a CDS encoding adenine deaminase C-terminal domain-containing protein — MNRTQAVALGEADADIAITGGRVFLPETREFRSLDVAIVDNEIAALPDDASDVIGPETTQLSADGRVVLPGLIDAHTHVDTVQSLENAYHHVLATGTTTVVTEASGPGSLFGARGVEALLAATAYLPITVRVTVPTMPLVDTFEGRRASKKEAEALVDLLDDDRVVGVGETDWIHLVGRDHDLDDLYDRARHAGKPICGHGAGCREEKLTAFAGLVDNDHEAISGDGMINRVERGIHTIGRYGTIRDDIDALADAVDRVGSSELSLSTDGMWPRDLLDEGAMDAVVRRTIDAGVDPADALRMATLNPARHFGLDDRGSLAPGNVADIVIVDDLTAMNVATVLSGGEVVVEKGVHQVAPRSHEYPEFVYDSIDVESDPERFTVPASAADADGRVRAIEIGEGLLSTETTVQPRVEDGTLHAAPERDIAKVTLLDRHPDADGTGFTGFLAGYGIEEGAIATSMTMESTGVLAVGTSDDALSAAVEHVEAQGGGWAVIRDGEAIAELPYRIAGVAADLEVEETAQLLNAVEKGSRSLGVDVDRPLLTLTSLPFVGVPTFKMTCSGYADVLGRSLVGLTPDEADE, encoded by the coding sequence ATGAACCGCACACAGGCGGTTGCGCTCGGCGAGGCCGACGCCGATATCGCAATCACAGGGGGACGCGTTTTCCTGCCCGAGACCCGCGAGTTCCGTTCGCTTGATGTCGCTATCGTCGACAACGAGATCGCCGCACTCCCCGACGATGCCAGCGACGTCATCGGCCCCGAAACTACCCAGCTATCAGCTGACGGGCGGGTCGTCCTGCCGGGACTGATCGACGCACACACGCACGTCGATACCGTCCAGTCGCTGGAGAACGCCTATCACCACGTGCTGGCCACTGGAACCACGACTGTCGTTACCGAAGCGTCGGGGCCTGGAAGCCTGTTTGGCGCACGCGGCGTCGAGGCGCTGCTCGCGGCGACTGCCTATCTCCCAATCACCGTCAGGGTGACCGTGCCGACGATGCCCCTCGTCGACACGTTCGAGGGACGACGCGCAAGCAAGAAGGAAGCCGAAGCGCTCGTCGACCTGCTCGACGACGACCGTGTCGTCGGCGTCGGCGAAACCGACTGGATCCACCTCGTCGGTCGGGACCACGACCTCGACGATCTGTACGACCGCGCCCGCCACGCTGGCAAGCCGATCTGCGGTCACGGCGCTGGCTGTCGGGAGGAGAAACTGACCGCCTTCGCCGGACTCGTCGACAACGATCACGAGGCGATCAGCGGAGACGGGATGATCAACCGGGTCGAGCGCGGCATCCACACGATCGGACGGTACGGGACGATCCGGGACGATATTGACGCCCTCGCCGACGCAGTCGATCGGGTCGGCTCCTCGGAGCTCTCGCTGTCGACCGACGGAATGTGGCCCCGCGACCTGCTGGACGAGGGGGCGATGGACGCCGTCGTCCGGCGGACCATCGATGCGGGCGTCGATCCCGCCGATGCGCTTCGGATGGCCACGCTGAACCCGGCAAGACATTTCGGGCTCGACGACCGGGGTTCACTTGCACCCGGTAACGTCGCCGATATCGTAATCGTCGACGATCTGACGGCGATGAACGTCGCCACCGTCCTCTCGGGCGGTGAGGTCGTCGTCGAGAAGGGCGTACATCAGGTTGCGCCGAGGAGCCACGAGTACCCCGAGTTCGTCTACGACTCGATCGACGTCGAGAGCGATCCGGAACGGTTCACCGTCCCCGCGAGCGCGGCCGACGCGGACGGTCGGGTGCGCGCGATCGAAATCGGCGAGGGCTTGCTCTCGACCGAGACGACGGTCCAGCCGCGTGTCGAGGACGGGACCCTCCACGCCGCACCTGAGCGGGACATCGCCAAGGTCACGCTGCTGGACCGCCATCCCGACGCCGATGGAACCGGATTCACTGGCTTTCTGGCGGGCTACGGGATCGAAGAGGGCGCGATCGCAACCAGCATGACCATGGAGTCGACGGGCGTACTGGCGGTCGGGACGAGCGACGATGCCCTCTCGGCTGCGGTCGAACACGTCGAAGCGCAGGGCGGCGGCTGGGCGGTCATCCGCGACGGCGAGGCAATCGCCGAGCTTCCCTATCGGATCGCTGGCGTCGCCGCCGATCTCGAAGTCGAGGAGACGGCACAGCTTCTGAACGCAGTCGAAAAGGGGTCGCGCTCGCTCGGCGTCGACGTCGATCGTCCTCTCCTGACACTCACGTCGCTCCCCTTTGTCGGCGTGCCGACGTTCAAGATGACGTGCTCGGGGTACGCTGACGTACTCGGCCGATCGCTGGTCGGACTCACGCCCGACGAGGCGGACGAGTAG
- the katG gene encoding catalase/peroxidase HPI, which produces MNWSNQDWWPNQLDLKTLDQNARDVGPMDEEFDYAEEFESLDLDAVKADIEDVLTTSQDWWPADYGHYGPLMIRMAWHSAGTYRTSDGRGGAAGGRQRFAPINSWPDNANLDKARRLLWPVKQKYGRKLSWADLMILAGNVAIESMGFETFGFAGGREDAFEPDESVYWGPEDEMEANERFDEPGGIQEGLGASVMGLIYVNPEGPDGNPDPEASAENIRQTFDRMAMSDEETAALIAGGHTFGKVHGADDTDNLGPEPEAAPIEQQGLGWENEHGSGKGADTITSGIEGPWTQSPTEWDMGYLNNLLDYEWEPEKGAGGAWQWTPKDEELEDTVPDAHDPSETQTPMMLTTDIALKRDPEYREIVERFQENPMAFGMAFAKAWYKLTHRDMGPPSRFLGPEVPDEEMIWQDPLPDADYDLIDADDAAALKEDLLGSELSIPQLVKTAWASASTYRDSDKRGGANGARIRLEPQQSWEVNEPEQLATVLETLEEIQAEFNDSQSDDTRVSLADLIVLGGNAAVEQAAAEAGYDVTVPFEPGRTDATQAQTDVDSFEALKPKADGFRNYLGDDLDQPAEELLVDKAELLNLTASEMTVLVGGMRALGATYQDSDHGVLTDRPGTLTNDFFVNLLDMDTEWESASDGIYEAYGRDSGELVWTGTRVDLIFGSHSRLRAIAETYAADDAEETFVQDFVDTWAHVMQLDRFDLE; this is translated from the coding sequence ATGAATTGGTCCAATCAGGACTGGTGGCCGAATCAGCTGGATCTGAAAACACTCGACCAGAACGCCCGCGATGTCGGGCCGATGGATGAGGAGTTCGATTACGCCGAGGAGTTCGAGTCGCTCGATCTCGACGCCGTAAAAGCCGACATCGAGGATGTTCTCACGACATCACAGGACTGGTGGCCGGCCGACTACGGCCACTACGGGCCGTTGATGATTCGAATGGCCTGGCACAGCGCGGGCACGTATCGGACCAGCGACGGCCGGGGCGGTGCGGCAGGTGGCCGACAGCGCTTCGCACCGATCAACAGCTGGCCGGACAACGCGAACCTCGACAAGGCCCGCCGACTGCTCTGGCCGGTCAAACAGAAGTACGGCCGCAAACTCTCGTGGGCCGATCTGATGATTCTGGCAGGAAATGTCGCCATCGAGTCCATGGGCTTCGAGACGTTCGGGTTCGCTGGCGGACGTGAGGACGCGTTCGAGCCTGACGAGTCGGTCTACTGGGGACCCGAAGACGAGATGGAAGCGAACGAGCGCTTCGACGAGCCGGGGGGCATTCAGGAAGGACTCGGCGCGTCCGTCATGGGCCTCATCTACGTGAACCCGGAGGGGCCGGACGGGAACCCCGATCCGGAGGCCTCGGCGGAGAACATTCGACAGACGTTCGACCGCATGGCGATGAGCGACGAGGAGACGGCGGCGCTCATAGCGGGTGGACACACGTTCGGGAAGGTTCACGGCGCCGACGATACGGACAATCTCGGCCCCGAACCCGAAGCCGCCCCGATCGAACAGCAGGGGCTGGGCTGGGAGAACGAGCACGGCTCCGGCAAGGGGGCCGACACGATTACCAGTGGCATCGAGGGTCCGTGGACCCAGTCTCCGACAGAGTGGGATATGGGCTATCTCAACAACCTGCTCGATTACGAGTGGGAACCGGAGAAAGGTGCCGGCGGGGCCTGGCAGTGGACGCCGAAAGACGAGGAGCTAGAAGACACCGTTCCGGACGCTCACGACCCATCCGAGACGCAAACGCCGATGATGCTGACGACGGATATCGCGCTGAAGCGGGATCCCGAGTACCGCGAGATCGTCGAGCGGTTCCAGGAGAACCCGATGGCGTTCGGGATGGCCTTCGCGAAAGCCTGGTACAAGCTGACCCACCGGGATATGGGCCCGCCCTCGCGGTTCCTCGGTCCCGAGGTTCCGGACGAGGAGATGATCTGGCAGGACCCGCTTCCCGACGCGGACTACGATCTCATCGATGCGGACGACGCGGCGGCGCTCAAAGAGGATCTCCTCGGGTCGGAGCTGTCGATCCCGCAGCTGGTCAAGACGGCGTGGGCGTCGGCGTCGACGTACCGCGACAGCGACAAACGCGGCGGCGCGAACGGAGCCCGGATCCGCCTCGAACCCCAGCAAAGCTGGGAGGTCAACGAGCCAGAACAGCTAGCGACCGTGCTGGAGACGCTGGAGGAGATTCAGGCGGAGTTCAACGATTCCCAGTCCGATGACACCCGGGTATCGCTGGCCGACCTGATCGTACTGGGCGGCAACGCGGCCGTCGAACAGGCCGCTGCAGAGGCTGGCTACGACGTAACAGTTCCTTTCGAGCCGGGGCGGACTGACGCCACTCAGGCACAGACCGATGTCGACTCCTTCGAGGCACTCAAACCGAAGGCCGACGGGTTCCGGAACTATCTCGGCGACGACCTCGACCAGCCCGCGGAGGAACTGCTCGTCGATAAAGCCGAGCTGCTGAACCTGACGGCGTCCGAGATGACTGTCCTCGTCGGCGGGATGCGCGCGCTCGGAGCCACTTATCAGGACTCGGATCACGGCGTCCTCACCGACCGGCCGGGGACGCTGACAAATGACTTCTTCGTGAACCTGCTGGATATGGACACGGAGTGGGAATCCGCGTCAGACGGTATCTATGAGGCCTACGGTCGGGACTCCGGCGAACTCGTATGGACGGGCACCCGTGTTGATCTCATCTTCGGATCGCACTCCCGACTCCGTGCTATCGCCGAGACCTACGCGGCCGATGACGCCGAGGAGACGTTCGTTCAGGACTTCGTCGACACCTGGGCGCACGTAATGCAACTCGACCGCTTCGATCTCGAATAG
- a CDS encoding helix-turn-helix domain-containing protein, whose protein sequence is MAKYSTGGSSDSGDGGACELCGATSESLRTAKVAGATLDVCPDCRPHDDNAHKDKKQRRKQGGGSDSGSTGSSSTAPESSGPQTGSESMWDGDTSHWEEGGTDYDDDQLPYLIRGYGEIVEDARQNAGLQREELADELGVPESDLLAVEQSRAVESGIGGSLIEALEKRLDVELVDE, encoded by the coding sequence ATGGCCAAATACTCGACCGGCGGCTCCTCGGACTCGGGGGACGGCGGTGCCTGCGAGCTGTGTGGCGCGACCAGCGAGTCGCTTCGCACCGCGAAGGTCGCGGGCGCGACGCTCGATGTCTGTCCGGACTGTCGCCCACACGACGACAACGCGCACAAGGACAAGAAACAGCGGCGGAAGCAGGGCGGCGGGAGCGACAGTGGCTCGACTGGCTCGTCCTCGACGGCGCCCGAATCGAGCGGCCCACAGACCGGCAGCGAGAGCATGTGGGACGGCGATACGAGCCACTGGGAAGAAGGCGGGACCGACTACGACGACGACCAGCTTCCGTATCTGATCCGTGGCTACGGCGAAATCGTCGAAGACGCCCGACAGAATGCCGGACTCCAGCGCGAGGAACTCGCCGATGAGCTCGGCGTTCCCGAGTCCGATCTCCTCGCCGTCGAACAGAGTCGTGCAGTCGAGTCCGGCATCGGCGGCTCCCTCATCGAGGCGCTCGAAAAGCGGCTGGATGTCGAGTTAGTCGACGAGTGA
- a CDS encoding acyl-CoA dehydrogenase family protein, with protein sequence MELSDEQQAIRDVVHEFAVEELQPIAREADETEQFPEDIWDGLADLDLTGLTTPGAYGGYDADRVTYALVNEEVAYGALAVATALSVHCLATSCIAEFGSERQKDRWLPEMAKGRPVGAFALSEPGAGSNPAEMTTEARPVGGDGDSDPTEYVLDGEKQWITNGERAGVYIVFAKTDSEDPDSITQFVVPGDADGLSVGDPEEKLGLRASDTTSLTFDDVRIPAENRLTPEGEGLSAALSILTGGRIGIAAQSVGLAQSAFDMAREYVGEREQFGGPIADIQTVRHKIAEMYAEIQSARAITLTAARADDRGDDGPLQASVAKYVASETAMDVTNEAVQLHGGYGYVTEFDVERLYRDARVTTIYEGTSEIQKTIIARHLLD encoded by the coding sequence ATGGAACTGTCCGACGAACAGCAGGCCATCCGGGACGTAGTCCACGAGTTCGCTGTCGAGGAGCTTCAGCCGATCGCCCGGGAGGCAGACGAGACCGAACAGTTCCCGGAGGACATCTGGGACGGGCTGGCGGACCTCGATCTGACCGGACTGACAACGCCCGGGGCCTACGGCGGCTACGACGCCGATCGAGTGACCTACGCACTGGTCAACGAGGAGGTCGCGTACGGCGCGCTGGCGGTAGCGACCGCGCTGTCGGTCCACTGTCTGGCAACCTCGTGTATCGCGGAGTTCGGTAGCGAGAGACAGAAAGACCGGTGGCTCCCCGAGATGGCAAAGGGGCGACCCGTCGGCGCGTTCGCACTCTCGGAGCCGGGAGCGGGCTCGAACCCCGCCGAGATGACAACCGAGGCCCGACCCGTGGGCGGCGATGGGGACAGCGACCCGACAGAGTACGTCCTCGACGGCGAGAAGCAGTGGATCACCAACGGCGAGCGTGCGGGCGTCTACATCGTCTTCGCGAAGACAGACAGCGAGGATCCGGACTCGATCACGCAATTCGTCGTTCCGGGCGACGCTGACGGCCTCTCAGTGGGCGATCCGGAGGAGAAACTCGGCCTCCGCGCCAGTGACACCACCTCGCTCACCTTCGACGACGTGCGGATCCCCGCCGAGAACCGGCTGACGCCCGAGGGGGAGGGCCTGAGCGCCGCGCTCTCGATCCTCACCGGCGGACGAATCGGGATCGCCGCCCAGTCAGTCGGCCTCGCCCAGTCGGCCTTCGACATGGCACGTGAGTACGTCGGCGAGCGCGAACAGTTCGGCGGTCCAATCGCCGACATTCAGACGGTTCGACACAAAATTGCGGAGATGTACGCGGAGATCCAGAGCGCCCGGGCGATCACACTCACTGCTGCCCGGGCAGACGACCGCGGGGACGACGGCCCCCTGCAGGCAAGCGTGGCCAAGTACGTCGCCAGCGAAACCGCCATGGACGTTACCAACGAGGCAGTTCAGCTCCACGGCGGCTACGGCTACGTCACCGAGTTCGACGTCGAACGGCTCTACCGGGACGCCCGCGTGACGACTATCTACGAGGGCACCAGCGAAATCCAGAAGACGATCATCGCACGGCACCTGCTCGACTAG
- a CDS encoding cob(I)yrinic acid a,c-diamide adenosyltransferase, protein MKIYTGRGDEGMTDLRNMSRVSKTSARIEAYGTVDEVNALIGAVRPSGYDDIDDQLERIQNHLHIAQADLANPAPEKDDPVITEGHVETLEGWIDDHDEELDPLESFILPGGGESGASLHHARAVCRRAERRAVALAAEETINDVVIEYLNRLSDALFVLARVVNKRDDVPEENPTY, encoded by the coding sequence ATGAAGATCTACACCGGTCGCGGTGACGAGGGAATGACCGATCTACGGAACATGTCGCGGGTCTCGAAGACCAGCGCGCGTATCGAGGCCTACGGCACCGTCGACGAGGTTAACGCCCTCATCGGCGCAGTCCGGCCGAGCGGCTACGACGACATCGACGACCAGCTCGAACGGATTCAGAACCACCTTCACATCGCACAGGCGGACCTCGCAAACCCTGCACCCGAGAAGGACGACCCTGTCATCACCGAGGGGCACGTCGAAACGCTGGAAGGCTGGATCGACGACCACGACGAGGAACTCGACCCGCTGGAGAGCTTCATCCTGCCCGGTGGCGGCGAAAGCGGTGCGAGCCTGCATCACGCACGGGCTGTCTGTCGTCGCGCGGAGCGCCGTGCCGTAGCGCTGGCTGCCGAGGAGACGATTAACGACGTCGTGATCGAGTACCTGAACCGGCTTTCGGACGCGCTGTTCGTGCTCGCTCGCGTGGTGAACAAGCGCGACGACGTGCCTGAAGAGAATCCGACCTACTGA
- a CDS encoding DUF7553 family protein, producing the protein MNKHFEDARYYLTRAGKKAKQGVAEELEPVEEKFRELTGGDEEPEASRLDKIRADLEEIEERAEGEAKEAVGKARERIHAYRHGEDAAPAESKA; encoded by the coding sequence ATGAACAAGCACTTCGAGGATGCACGATACTACCTGACCCGCGCCGGAAAGAAAGCTAAACAGGGCGTTGCCGAGGAGCTCGAACCCGTCGAGGAGAAGTTCCGGGAACTAACGGGCGGCGACGAAGAACCGGAGGCGAGCCGCCTCGACAAGATCCGGGCCGACCTCGAAGAGATCGAGGAACGGGCCGAAGGTGAGGCAAAAGAGGCCGTCGGAAAGGCCCGCGAGCGGATCCACGCCTATCGTCACGGCGAGGACGCCGCACCTGCCGAAAGTAAGGCTTAA